AGTTCACAGAATATAGCATACATCATGAAGCCTAAAGAAATAGGGACAAATGTAAACATATCGATCAGGAAGAAGAAACTTACACCGCGGTCGAAATTCGATCCCAATAACCTTTTTATAAGTGTTAAGTGTTCTCTTCGAAGGCTATACGCAAGATTATATTCGCGGACGATGTCACGTGTCACGAAAACCTTAACGACTACTCGACTAGAACAATGACATGattcactttaatatatatacgtttaaatgaaataaggTGATTGTGATTATAATATTGTCACCTAGCCTGATGATGAGGAGCTCGTCCGAGCGATTTCGATCACGGCGAAGAATCTTAAGAGACACCAACAAATTACGCAGGACTTACTATATTGCAGTGTTCTTGATTCCCTCTTATAATTCGACGTGACGGCAAATTCGACATGATCGGAGTTCAGGCGCACGGCCTTACGTACTCTCCGAGGCACGTGTGTATAACACTAAACACTTCTAACTATCAGGTCAGATTGAcgtggtggttgggctttgtctGGGttggtatcacccactcatcagatattctaccgccatacagcagtactcagtattgttgtattccggtttgaagggtaagtgagccagtgtaactacaggcacaagggatataacatcttagttcccgaggttgatggcgcatttgCGGTGGCGacaatttaccatcaggtggcccatttgctcgtccgcctaccgatatcataaaaaaagaccCGAATCTAAAAACAATTAGCAAATCATCCTATGATATgtatactcatttaattttttaatgtactcatcgtattatcatattaaatgttCCGGTTTCGCTTTTATCAATGAAAACTCGATATTATGCTTGAGAATGTCGACACGTCCGCTCCGTGAGGATGAGAATTGAGAATCGTAATCATATCGAAACATGACGAGCTTTTCTTTACAAATAGTAAATGAAAccagtatatttaataacaagagAAATTTAATTCGAACAGCCTCTGAATAACTCACCGCTGGCCATATTGAGGAAAATAATCTGAATTCTGCTTGTATGTTGTAAATTGCCGGATATATGTGCAGGTTTCCTTGAGAAATTTTCCTACACCGCcaagcacgacatgaattatgaACAGAAATTTTACCGGAGTCAACCAACCCTACGACTTTTGCTCAAAATCTCTCTTGTACACATCGACTATATAACACTTggctctaaaataaaaaaaacaaaaactttattgACTCCACTTGCGTGGTGTGTAACAACCTTAAAGGATGTAAAAAAGGACTGTACACAATAGATAACCGTCTTCCCTGTTCAGTACAAAAGTAAAGCTTTGGAGTTCACTCCACCACACTGTTCCAATGCGGTCATTCATATGCAGGACATAATCGCATCTCaacctttaaattaaatctatgatATGATAAGACGTAGAAAAAACCGTGTATCACAAAACGATACGCATGTGTAGTGGGCAGTGTCTGATGAATATTCAGTTCTAGATAAGAAAAGAAAGTTCGTTGCACAGAGTAATAAAACATATGTGCACTGTTAGCGGCCATTGTAACATCATAATTTATGCTTAGTTAAGCGTATTATTCAGTGGTTTGAATACTAaagatgtattatttatagaagtGATATTAATGGGAATTCGTTATTTGATTAGTagtgttattctgtaagaagaaataaCTCGTAACTCGCCATAGAATACGACCGTGAGGTGTCATAAAGTGATACACGCATCTAAATATCGTATCACCAGAGGTTGGTAACATTTCACGAGACACGAAGTCGGTTCTTACTTAATACTGTAGTTCTGGACCATCTAGAGAGGTTGCACCCAATTCAACTTATATCATAAGAATTGATCAACAAAGTTCTAAGCACACAACATAAATGTTTGATAAACCGAATGATAAACTCCTTAGTCTCTTTGTAATCATATAAATCACTTAGTACTCTCACGAAAGTAATGATTAAGAGCTTGTCCTAATGCTAAAAACAAAGCCCTTCTTTCAACGTCGGCAAGTTCTGGTTGAAATTGTTAAACAAGGCTTAATCGATTTCTGTTAGCGCAAATCAATATATCAAATTGAATGTTTGATAACTGTACTTTTACCGTCGTTTTATCACGAACAAGacgaaaataaatgatttagtcAAAATGAaatgagattatttataaaattcggtattgaaatttaataggAACCCTTGAGTTTTCTGTTtggtatgattttatatttgatcaaatatataaaaaagaaaagaaataaacaaatatttgcatGCAGCTAAGTAACTAATTTAGTTTTTCAGTTTTAGCAGGAAATTAATTTCGTTCGTataggaataaattaaaaaagaaaacattttaacggCCCATTAATATCGCACTGACATGGGCAAACGGTTGCTCCCCCTCTTGAGACATGGTTTGGAGTTCTTTCCACCTCGCTGATTCACTGTGGGTCGGGGGACAGGTTAGGGGTATAAAAGAATTAcgatttataagatttttagaCATATAGATAGTGAtcgattacattataaatattttttttcaaaatattatgcaaTCGCAAGTTACACTGTTTTAAGATGTCACGTATTGATTGTCCTGAAAAAATTTTGGActaaattacgtttttttttataaagtatattagaattgatttataaattatatttacaaaggtaataaaaagaatataataataaaaattaatgccTACATGAgccgaaaaaaaaatcgaaataattttGGAACCCACTCGATATCTTTAAAAACatacttaaataatgtatatgtttataatccGATAAATTGGGGAAAGTTAATCTTCATTTCGCAGTTATATGGTAGCACTAGCGCACCGTATATGGTAGGActactttcatttttattatgactTTTCCCGACGGACGTGGGCGGGTGTTAACATACGAACAAAGAAAAGTCAAACAATTATACcgttttttatatgtacaagtAATTTAACTTTAGGTCAACCGAGCGTCTACGTTAATCATCTCACAtcgaaatatatatctatttctgAGATATTTGAGATGTGTAGGTTTCCTATATACCTAATCGTACCGTTCACATAAAATCTTTTAGTGTCTTAATCATGTAACGTGTTTAATTGgaactatttttatcatattcaatAACAAAACTCTTTGCTGtcaaaattatcttatattcCCTCAAAATAAGATCGTAgtcaattataaattgtttaaaaaaacaattgaaccgTACATAATTTCAAACGAATATTGAATTTCGAACGCGTAcacattgtttattatattactcgAGTACAAAGTCCAAAGCAAAgcattgtttttgttattattataatttatgtaatatttgtttataaactgTACTACGAGACTTAACTGCTGAGTACGTAAACAAAACATACGTATCATAACATTACAATATACGAATGCAAAAAATCATATTACAGAGAAATAGCAATAGTTCAAAGGGCAATGGTACAAAAACGAATACTATTGCAATTGGCTTTGCtatcatattcattatatttgaagACGACTGGATAATGGGCAGGGAGTAGCACAAGGccattatatgattatttaagtACCACAAAAAGaagaagattatattatttaactagctgtgcccgcgacttcgtgcgcgttgctTGAATtgaagttatttggatattgtagcgtgattttatttttatataattctaaaataaaagtagcctaagttactccttattacatcagctatctgtcagtgaaagtcttgtcaaaatcggtccagccgttccagagattagccggaacaaacagacagacagacagacagacagacaaaaattgtaataaatgttatttaggtatatgtaccgtgtatacatacatatgcatttagtaaaacgcagttattttaatattacaaacagacactccaattttattatatgtatagatatacgtactctatataaattaatttaataatattattaatgtagtatttaaaaaagtagataaatattttgatagtgCTAAGTTTTAACTGTGGttgtattttatagatattaaacatcattttacataatgaatattttttcttatataatttgcGCACCGACGACGTAAcggttgattttattattaacgccATGTAATTCCATATTAACGATTTCCTTCGgatgacatttaatattatattgggACAGTTCATTGGACTCACATTCATTCATTTCACTGcgacgtaaaaaatatattatattttaactaaaagcCTAAATACATTGAGCGATGGATAGTTATAAAAcgatttatctctttctaacaTCCGCAATTAGACATACGAGAGAGGAAGACGAAGCGTTGTGTTTATATACTAAGATTATTAGTAAGGTCAAGCTTTCATAACATgtcacattaaaattcagttttCTGCGTGACGCATCGAAAGatagacattatttttaaagtttcagttatttaatttacacatagtgctcttatatatattacttagaaGTATGTCTGTGTGGATTGGCATATACTGTGCACTATCCAGTAATCACAATCAAAAAgcataatttagttttgttgtgtCGGTTttaaaagtgagtgagccagtgtaactttagGCACAAGGGTCCCTTGTTATCTTCTGAGAGGATAGCACCTCATCAATTATTCATTCACGGACTTAACTTGGTGGTAAGTTGGCTTTATGCAAGTCCGTTTGGGTAGGTTTCACCTACCAATCAGATATTCTtaagccaaacagcaatacttacagcagtacttagtatagttgtgttccggttggaagggtgaatgagccagtgtaactataggcacaagggacgtaacactTTAGTTCCCAACGTCGGTGACGTATtggccatgtaaggaatggttaatatttattacagcgcagAGGGTCCACTGAACATCAAATGGctcatttgcttgtccgcctacctattccTATAACAAAGATATCAGACTCTGCACTCTAatgttccattaaaaaaaagaagaaatggAAAACATATATAAGATCCCATGTATAAAGATGTGGTTTGTACTTATTTGTATGATTGTGGTTTTCAGTACCAGACACCTTCGgaaacccatttgctcgtctgccttttaaaatatgataaaacatATCTATTTATCACTAAACCTTCATACGCACATcgatttgtattaattatgcaacgatttattatactaattatcgctataaaacataaaagtaataaatatctaatCAATTCACTCAGAATGTTCAACGCGAGTGCATTCAGGACTTGGGTCTCAAATCTGACCATCAAATTCAGTTGTCACgtaagataattaaaatgatttatatttaaaagattgagTTGTATTTTTTCCGAGACGAACAACGTTAAACGTCACGTTTCTCACTTTCacgtgattatatttttattttaaggtgtCCGGTAAGACTTCATTAGtcgtaaaatgatttaaaaaaggagGTGAAGTAAAAGTTGTTCCAATTCGTTAATAATGTTTCCGAATTGAATACATTGTATAATTAGAACGTTAACGTTgaaaatttgtttagttttgaTATCTATCTGAGcaaaattaattagatttaatttatacagcTTATCAATCTCAGACGTAGATTTGTGAAATAAGTGCTTATTCCGCTTTCGATAACAGTTTCCTGATACCGTTGACCTCCTTATCGAATTCGTTACGGACTTTGTACGAGACATCCACATAAGCAGATCTCTTATGTCGTTGCATATTCAAAACAATATCACAATTACATACTACTTCCAGTACACCGAGTGTGTACACTTTCATCGTTATTTTGATGAAAACGTGCGAATCTCGGTCTTGACATTTCGATTAACTGTTGTAAGCCCTCTGTTGAAATGTCTTCTAGGCTTAAATGTCGATCGTTATCCAAATGACATTAAAAGCTTTATAGTGTATCTGaagtttgaataattaaaacggttatttattgaatattcttttattttcagATGGATAGCAGTTCAGAAGCGATGGAGCTGAGACGGGAGTTGGACGCCGTGAGAAGCGCGTTACAACAACAGTCGGAATCCGTCTTGAAGCAAAGGCATCAGCTCGTCGAAGCTAGTCAAACTCTCGCCGCTCGGGACAAAGAAGCTGCTCAAGAAAGACGTCTAAGACAAGATCAACTTGCAATAGTACTACGTTCCTTAGTTTTACTTGAGTCCCGTTTGAGCAGGGAgcaaaaacaaatcaaagtGTCGCtcttacaaaaagaaaaaatcattaaatcgcAACAAGaagaaattgttaaattaaaggCCCGAAAGTCATACTGTAGTAATTGTCAACAAATTCTTGGATTTACGAGTGAACAAACAAATATAGAGACTGACCCAGAATTTCAGAGTTTAGAAAGTACCGACTCcagatttcaaaataattttgttcgaAGCTGCAGCTACCGTGAAAGAAAATCACCACCGGCTTTCCAAAAAAATACTAGGTTAAGTAAAAGTTTCCAACTGCCCAAGAACGATATTGTTTACGGAAACTCTAGTTCAAGCGAGGAAGGCAACACTGCAAGTGTCTGTAGCAAAGgtacatttatcaaaaataagcAAGCCTTTGTCAGGCGAGACGTCTTCAGAAGATCTAGAAAGTATTCCGGGAGAAAGAATAACGGAAAGAACAATGACAATGGgcaaaaaaaagtatacaataatCAAGTTAATAGCAGTAGCGCTGAAGATTCTATTAGTATGAATTATCATGTAAATCATGAAGACACTGATCTTACAGCTAGCCAAATAGCAAGTGATATAAGAAAAGCATCATTGAAAATAGATCAGCTCATTGGTGAGGCAGCTAAAAAAGATAGCGAGAATACTCAGAGTGACTCTGATAAAACATATTCGACTAAAATGGAGAGACTACATGGGATAAAAAGGCAAGCGTCTGATGAAATAAAAGCCAACAgacaaattttcttaaataaagttttaagcgATGATGGAGATGAAAAACCTTGGTATTGCAATGTCAGTGACCCTGAACAAGAAATCGATTGTCTTAACCAAAGAGTTCCACTCCAaaacacaaaatcaaaatccaCCGATAATCTTATAATGTCCGGTTTAAACAGTGGAATTCTAAATGCAGAGGTCGTATCTGCTAAAAACGAAgttctttgtaataatatcatGAAAAATAATGATACGTACAATTCCAGTTTCGATGTGAGAAGTAATACCCCCAATGATAATAAAGAGACAGCTACAACAGAAGTAAGTGAAAATTGGTATGCAAGTACTAGTGATGCCGATGACACTCCAccgaatgaaatttataaaaataaccctGTTTTGGAATGTGTAAAtcaaattttacttcaaaactcTTTAGATGACAGTAGTAATGACAACTCCAAATCAAGTGAAGCGCCGAGTCCAAGTCCGAAAGCTGCAACAAAACGTGTTCAATTTTCTACACTGAATAGCATTTCATATGAAGATAAAATTAGAGTTAATCCAGGCACTAATCATACTTTACCAAGAGCAGACAAAAGAGCAAACAAAATCGTCAAATTTAGTTTAGAAACAGCTTCAGAACACAGTTATGAAGTTCCAAACACTGCTCAAGGCTTTCAATACGAGATACAGAGCATTTATAGTAATGAGTATGAACCCATTATAACTAAGAATACTGAGCCAAAAACTGTACCACTGCCGCGTGTAGCGATAAACTCTGAAAAATCATCCGTTCCCAAAATAAAAggttcaattgtaaaaaatattgctgCAAATATTGAAAGTCGCAATCTTATGAATACAATGGACACGAAGATGGATAACAATCTAGgttctatgaaaatatttaacaaaagaaaagTGCCACGAACTCCACCTGCACTGCCGCCTAAGCCAAAGAACTTGTCAGCTAAATGGAAAGCTGAAAATTCCGTCAGACCAGCGATGGAGCTTTTAGACTCTGAAGCCGTTGCGGCTAATCAACGGGTTGCAGATGTTAAGACGAGAAACGTGGGGCAAGTGGCTACAGCAAAAAATGTGGAACCGGACTACTGTTCCATTTCAGAGATAAATGTTCCAGTAGTCAGCAATGGTAAAAGAGAGTTGCTACTCACGCAGCCCACAGTTGAAATTCATAATGAGCAGTACCCAATCCATACAACGGCTCAAAAAGATAGCGTCGCAAAAGTGATATCCTTGCCTAGAATACAAAATAGGATAAGTGACAAAGATATACCAAAACTTCCGCATGTCACTGAAATCATTATTCCAGATGAAGACGATAAGTCGAATGAAGATAATCGGTCTTTAAACCAAACAACTAAGAGTTACTtagctaattttaatatacatgctATGCAGCCAAAACTGGACCCACGTGGTTCCATTCAAATGGGCAATACAGTATCTTCAATTCTTTCGGAAATCAACAAAGGTGCCAAAACAGGTGGCAAACAGATTAACTTGACGGAATTGGATA
This genomic window from Vanessa tameamea isolate UH-Manoa-2023 chromosome 5, ilVanTame1 primary haplotype, whole genome shotgun sequence contains:
- the LOC113392237 gene encoding putative uncharacterized protein DDB_G0282133 isoform X1, producing the protein MSLHIQNNITITYYFQYTECVHFHRYFDENVRISVLTFRLTVMDSSSEAMELRRELDAVRSALQQQSESVLKQRHQLVEASQTLAARDKEAAQERRLRQDQLAIVLRSLVLLESRLSREQKQIKVSLLQKEKIIKSQQEEIVKLKARKSYCSNCQQILGFTSEQTNIETDPEFQSLESTDSRFQNNFVRSCSYRERKSPPAFQKNTRLSKSFQLPKNDIVYGNSSSSEEGNTASVCSKGTFIKNKQAFVRRDVFRRSRKYSGRKNNGKNNDNGQKKVYNNQVNSSSAEDSISMNYHVNHEDTDLTASQIASDIRKASLKIDQLIGEAAKKDSENTQSDSDKTYSTKMERLHGIKRQASDEIKANRQIFLNKVLSDDGDEKPWYCNVSDPEQEIDCLNQRVPLQNTKSKSTDNLIMSGLNSGILNAEVVSAKNEVLCNNIMKNNDTYNSSFDVRSNTPNDNKETATTEVSENWYASTSDADDTPPNEIYKNNPVLECVNQILLQNSLDDSSNDNSKSSEAPSPSPKAATKRVQFSTLNSISYEDKIRVNPGTNHTLPRADKRANKIVKFSLETASEHSYEVPNTAQGFQYEIQSIYSNEYEPIITKNTEPKTVPLPRVAINSEKSSVPKIKGSIVKNIAANIESRNLMNTMDTKMDNNLGSMKIFNKRKVPRTPPALPPKPKNLSAKWKAENSVRPAMELLDSEAVAANQRVADVKTRNVGQVATAKNVEPDYCSISEINVPVVSNGKRELLLTQPTVEIHNEQYPIHTTAQKDSVAKVISLPRIQNRISDKDIPKLPHVTEIIIPDEDDKSNEDNRSLNQTTKSYLANFNIHAMQPKLDPRGSIQMGNTVSSILSEINKGAKTGGKQINLTELDNQFNQVPGKNNAEPRKADYFDEIDKFDLSQDFEEFKIDDELGSIVAEEYRISSGSSDGSVTDVVTENLTIVPETNNQHNNVSNVNDNEKIEPFRDCNENVNKGLSKNAKLSNKPDLLSNIENVETESVRNSDIESSNSSGSNSGSYNTVKCEPRMILNNNADLNYNKNKGSFDFFLETSGLSSKSIFTPSKNYLGLRPPSANHKSVLKPKDIKMRVKNPIATNKINEKPMTTAIKYFEPYV
- the LOC113392237 gene encoding putative uncharacterized protein DDB_G0282133 isoform X2 is translated as MKFSTGSSSSSLASDSLSRKSTLCIYTEVDATMPPPCERMDSSSEAMELRRELDAVRSALQQQSESVLKQRHQLVEASQTLAARDKEAAQERRLRQDQLAIVLRSLVLLESRLSREQKQIKVSLLQKEKIIKSQQEEIVKLKARKSYCSNCQQILGFTSEQTNIETDPEFQSLESTDSRFQNNFVRSCSYRERKSPPAFQKNTRLSKSFQLPKNDIVYGNSSSSEEGNTASVCSKGTFIKNKQAFVRRDVFRRSRKYSGRKNNGKNNDNGQKKVYNNQVNSSSAEDSISMNYHVNHEDTDLTASQIASDIRKASLKIDQLIGEAAKKDSENTQSDSDKTYSTKMERLHGIKRQASDEIKANRQIFLNKVLSDDGDEKPWYCNVSDPEQEIDCLNQRVPLQNTKSKSTDNLIMSGLNSGILNAEVVSAKNEVLCNNIMKNNDTYNSSFDVRSNTPNDNKETATTEVSENWYASTSDADDTPPNEIYKNNPVLECVNQILLQNSLDDSSNDNSKSSEAPSPSPKAATKRVQFSTLNSISYEDKIRVNPGTNHTLPRADKRANKIVKFSLETASEHSYEVPNTAQGFQYEIQSIYSNEYEPIITKNTEPKTVPLPRVAINSEKSSVPKIKGSIVKNIAANIESRNLMNTMDTKMDNNLGSMKIFNKRKVPRTPPALPPKPKNLSAKWKAENSVRPAMELLDSEAVAANQRVADVKTRNVGQVATAKNVEPDYCSISEINVPVVSNGKRELLLTQPTVEIHNEQYPIHTTAQKDSVAKVISLPRIQNRISDKDIPKLPHVTEIIIPDEDDKSNEDNRSLNQTTKSYLANFNIHAMQPKLDPRGSIQMGNTVSSILSEINKGAKTGGKQINLTELDNQFNQVPGKNNAEPRKADYFDEIDKFDLSQDFEEFKIDDELGSIVAEEYRISSGSSDGSVTDVVTENLTIVPETNNQHNNVSNVNDNEKIEPFRDCNENVNKGLSKNAKLSNKPDLLSNIENVETESVRNSDIESSNSSGSNSGSYNTVKCEPRMILNNNADLNYNKNKGSFDFFLETSGLSSKSIFTPSKNYLGLRPPSANHKSVLKPKDIKMRVKNPIATNKINEKPMTTAIKYFEPYV